From the genome of Streptomyces sp. NBC_01304:
TTCGGTCAGCAGGTGCGGGAGGACGAAGTGGTCGCCGGCTGCGAGGACCTTGGTGCTCATGAGGGGTTCTCCTGAGGGGGTGGGAGGAGTCGGTACGTGGTGGTCGGTGGCTGCGCGTCAGTGCGGGGCCGGCGCGGGCACCGGAGGGGTCGGCGCGTTGAAGCGCAGCAGGGAGGCCTGGCCGCCGCTGAGGCGGACCTCGGTGAGGGTGCCGTTGTCCAGGAACGGGAACACCCGGCGGTAGTCGTCGAGGTCGATGCCGAGCAGGTCGCAGAGCATCACCCGGAACAGGGCGTTGTGCGCGACGATCAGGATCCGGCCGCCGGGGAACTCTGCGGCGATCTCTTCGAGGCAGGCCTTGGCCTGCGCGGCGGCGACCCTGGGGTCGTTGCCGCCTGGCAGGTGGTCGGTGACCGGCCGGCGCAGGAAGGCGGCCTGCCGCTCGGGGAAGCGCTCGGCCATCTCGGCGATGGTCAGGCCCTCGCCGTCGCCGAAGTCGAGCTCGTAGAGCCGCTCGTCGATGCGCGGCTCCAGGTGCAGGGCGCGGGCGGCGGGGGCGGCGGTGAGCCGGGCTCGGGTGAGCGGCGAGGTGTAGACCGCGTGGATCTGCTGGCCCTTGGCCCAGGCGCCGAGGTCGTCGGCCTGGCGCAGGCCCCGCTCGGTGAGCGCGACGTCCGCGCGGCCCGCGTAGCGGTTCTCGGCGTGCCAGACGGTCTCGCCGTGGCGTACCAGGATGAAGTCGGTCATCGTGCTGCCCTCTGCTTGGCGTGTGCGGCAACGGCGTTGTCGAGCCAGCCGCGGCGGACGAGTTCGTCGAGGAAGGCGAGGTAGACGGGGGTCCAGCGCGCGGTGCGGGCCGGATCGGGCTGGATCTCCTCACCGATGCGGACCATGGCGGCGGCCGCGTCCTGCACGGAGGCGCCGCTGGAGGTGGCGGCGAGGACCGCCATGCCGATGGCGCCCTCGGCCTGCTCGGGCAGCCGGACCGGGCGGCCCATGACGTCGGCGCGCAGCCGGGACCAGTAGCGGTTCCTGGCGCCGCCGCCGGTGAGGGTGAGCGGGCCGTCGACCGGGGCGCCGAGGAGGTCGAGGTAGTCGAAGCAGAGGCGCTCCACGCAGGCGACACCGAGGAGGTAGGCGTGGAAGCGCTCGGCCTCGTCGGCCGGGGTGCCGAGGACGAAGGGTTCGGCATCCGGGGCACGGAAGGGGAAGCGCTCCCCGCCCGTCGACACCAGGGGGTAGGCGACCGCGTCGGAGTCCGACTCGCTTGCCAGGACGGTGAGTTCGTCGAGGTCGGCGCCCGCGAACTCGCGGGAGATCACGCCCGCGCCGCTGCTGGAGGCGCCGCCGGGCAGCCAGCTCTCGCCGGGCCCGCGGTGGCAGTAGACGACGCCGCCGGGGTCGCGTACGAGGTGCGGGCTCATGCCCTTGAACACCAGGGTGGTGCCGAGCACCGAGTTCCAGGCGCCAGGGGTGAGGGCGCCCGCGCCGATCTGGGCGGCGCAGCCGTCGGTCATGCCGGCGACGATCGCCGTGCCGGCCGGGATACCGGTCGCCTCGGCGGCCTCGGCGCACACGGTGCCGATGACGCTTCCGGGACGTACGACATCGGGCAACAGGGCGGCAGGGACGCCGAGTTCGGCCATCTCCTTCTCGGGCCAGCGCTCCTCGATCAGGTGGTAGCCGGTCTTGAGGGCGTGGCTGGCGTCGGAGGCGACCTGATGGCCGGCGAGGCGCCAGGTGACCAGGTCGGTCTGGTGCAGCAGCCGGACCCCAGTACCGGCTGCTGCAGGTTCGTTGTCGAGCAGCCACAAAAGCTTGGGCAGGGCCCAAGAGGGCTGCATCGAGCGGTAGCCCAGGTCCTGCCAGACGGCCTCGCCCGCCTGGTTGGCGCGCACCGCCTGGTCGGCGGCGCGCCCGTCGTCGTACATCAGGCCCCGGGTGAGCGGGGTGCCGTCGGCGTCCGCGAGAAGGATCGT
Proteins encoded in this window:
- a CDS encoding FGGY-family carbohydrate kinase, which codes for MPDRLPADAVWLGLDLGTQSARCVAVDSTGQVLAAASRPLTSHRDGKRHEQDPEQWWSALAEACREALVGIDPARVKGLALDGTSGTILLADADGTPLTRGLMYDDGRAADQAVRANQAGEAVWQDLGYRSMQPSWALPKLLWLLDNEPAAAGTGVRLLHQTDLVTWRLAGHQVASDASHALKTGYHLIEERWPEKEMAELGVPAALLPDVVRPGSVIGTVCAEAAEATGIPAGTAIVAGMTDGCAAQIGAGALTPGAWNSVLGTTLVFKGMSPHLVRDPGGVVYCHRGPGESWLPGGASSSGAGVISREFAGADLDELTVLASESDSDAVAYPLVSTGGERFPFRAPDAEPFVLGTPADEAERFHAYLLGVACVERLCFDYLDLLGAPVDGPLTLTGGGARNRYWSRLRADVMGRPVRLPEQAEGAIGMAVLAATSSGASVQDAAAAMVRIGEEIQPDPARTARWTPVYLAFLDELVRRGWLDNAVAAHAKQRAAR
- a CDS encoding histidine phosphatase family protein, whose translation is MTDFILVRHGETVWHAENRYAGRADVALTERGLRQADDLGAWAKGQQIHAVYTSPLTRARLTAAPAARALHLEPRIDERLYELDFGDGEGLTIAEMAERFPERQAAFLRRPVTDHLPGGNDPRVAAAQAKACLEEIAAEFPGGRILIVAHNALFRVMLCDLLGIDLDDYRRVFPFLDNGTLTEVRLSGGQASLLRFNAPTPPVPAPAPH